The following nucleotide sequence is from Synechococcus sp. CBW1004.
CCTGATCGAGGCGCTCACCAACGCCGCCAGCGACATCCATATCGAACCCCAGGAGGAGGGGCTGCAGATCCGCTTCCGGCAGGACGGGGTGCTCCGCATCGTGGACACGCTGCCACGGACGCTGATCCCGGCCGTCACCTCACGCCTCAAGATCATGGCCGACCTGGACATCGCCGAGCGGCGGATGCCCCAGGACGGGCGCATCCGCCGCAACTTCCGTGGCCGCATCATGGACTTCCGCGTCAGCACGCTGCCGAGTCGCTACGGCGAGAAGGTGGTGATGCGACTGCTCGACAGCGGCGCCACGCAGCTGGGCCTGGACACGCTGATCACCGACGCGACATCTCGCGAGACCCTGAGGGACCTGGGATCCAAGCCGTTCGGGATGATCCTGGTGACCGGCCCCACCGGCTCAGGCAAATCGACCACGCTCTATGCACTGCTGGCGGAGCGCAACGAGCCCGGCATCAACATCTCCACGGTGGAGGATCCGATCGAATACACCCTGCACGGCATCACCCAGACCCAGGTGAACCGTGAAAAGGGCTACGACTTCAGCACGGCCCTGCGAGCCTTCATGCGCCAGGATCCGGATGTGCTGCTCGTCGGCGAGACGCGCGACCTGGAGACGGCGCGCACGGCGATCGAAGCCGCCCTCACCGGCCACCTGGTGCTGACCACCCTGCACTGCAACGATGCCGCCAGCGCCTTCGCGCGGTTGGATGAGATGGGGGTGGAGCCCTTTCTGGTGAGCGCCTCCCTGCTGGGCGTGATCTCCCAACGGCTGGTCCGCCGTCTGTGCGGCGACTGCCGGGAGCCTTACCACCCCGACAGTGAGGAGCTGGCCCATTTCGGCCTGGTGGCCACGGACGAGCAGCGCATCACCTTCTATCGCGCCACCAAGAGCGCGCCGGGCAGCGACGGCTGCTGTCCCACCTGTCAGGGCCGCGGCTACGCCGGCCGGGTCGGCGTGTACGAGATCCTGCACATGAACGAATCGCTGTCCTCGGCGGTCGCCAAACGCAGCAACACCGAGGATCTGCGCCGCCTGGCGCTGGAGAGCGGCATGAAGACGCTGCTGGGCTACGGCCTCGATCTGGTGCGCGAGGGCCTGACCACCCTTGAGGAGGTCGAGAGGATGCTGCTGACCGACACGGGCCTGGAATCGGAGCGGCGCGCCCGCGCCCTCAACACGCTGACCTGCAAAGGCTGCGGCGCCGGCCTTCAGGACGAGTGGCTCGAGTGTCCCTACTGCCTACGGCTGCGGAGCTGAGGCCTGCGACTGCGCCCAGCCCACAGCAACAGACCAGGCGGCGCCCGTCAGGTGAAACGAGGCTGTTGGGCGGCGCTGTCATCGCTAAGCTGAGGCGGTCATCACGGCGTCAGGAACGGAGGATTTTCCGTGGATCTTCAGATCGAAGACCTGATGATTGAGCTGGTGAATGGCGGGGGCAGCGACCTGCACCTGGCCGCCGGACAACCGCCGTTCGGTCGGTTCAACGGCCAGCTCCGACCGATCCTTCCGGATCTGTTTCTGAGTGAGGAACAATGCAACAAGCTTATTTTTTCTCTGCTCAACAACGCGCAACGCAAGCAGCTTGAGCAGACCTGGGAACTGGATTGCTCCTACGGCCTCAAGGATGTTGCCCGTTTCCGAGTGAATGTGTATCGGCAGCGTGGCACCTATGCCGCCTGTCTGCGGGCGCTTGGCAACTCGATCCCACCGATGGAGAAGCTGGGCATGCCGCCGATCGTGGAGGAGATGAGCCGCAAGCCGAAAGGGCTGGTGCTGGTCACCGGGCCGACGGGCTCAGGCAAGACCACCACGCTGGCCGCGATGCTGGATCACATCAATCAAACCCGATCCGAGCATATCCTCACCATCGAGGATCCGATCGAATTCACCTATAAGAATCAAAAGAGTCTCATCCACCAGCGCGAGATCGGTGAGGACACGCGCAGCTTCGCCAATGCCCTGCGCGCGGCCCTGCGGGAGGATCCTGATGTGGTTCTGGTCGGGGAAATGCGCGACCTGGAGACGATTCAGCTGGCCATCACCGCGGCCGAAACCGGCCACCTGGTCTTCGGTACCCTGCACACCAGCTCCGCCTCCCAGACGGTCGACCGCATGGTGGACGTGTTTCCACCGAGCCAGCAGACCCAGATCCGCGTGCAGCTGAGCGGCAGCCTTCTGGCGGTGTTCTCCCAGACCCTCTGTCGCAGCAGTCATCCCAGCACGGGAGCCTTTGGACGGGTGATGGCTCAGGAAATCATGATCAACACCCCCGCCATCAGCAATCTGATCCGCGAAGGCAAGACCGCACAGATCTATTCCCAGATTCAGACCGGTGCGAACCTGGGGATGCAGACACTCGAGCGGGCCCTCGCCAATCTCGTGACGGCAGGCAAGGTGTCACGCAGCGAGGCACTCAGCAAAACCACCAAACCCGAAGAGCTGACCCGGCTGCTCGATCAGAACTGAACCACGCTTCCACCTGTCTTGCCATGCCTGCCTTCGTCGTCACCTACTCCAGCAGCTCCGGTCGCAAGCGCAAGATGACCCTCCAGGCCGACTCCCCGGCCATGGCGAGACGGGAGCTGCGCAAGCGAGGGATCCTGGCCAACACGCTGGTCCGCAAAGACCTGGCAACGGCAATACGCCCCTCCGATCCGAGCCGCTGGCAGCGTCTGTTCGACAGGGGCATCAGCGTCAAGGACAAGGCACTGTTCGCGAGCAAACTCTCGGCCCTGGTGGACGCAGGGGTGCCGATTCTGCGAAGCCTTGATCTGATGCGGTCGCAGCAGCGGTCACTCATGTTCCGCGAAGCGCTCACGGGGATGACGCGCGATGTGAATCAGGGCGACAGCCTGGCCAATGCGATGCGGCGCTGGCCCAAGGTGTTTGACAACCTCTCGATCGCCATGGTCGAAGCGGGAGAGGCTGGCGGTGTGCTTGATG
It contains:
- a CDS encoding GspE/PulE family protein translates to MTPEATSPLTQGATAERSSLFSDLDLDIARVPQSEPPNPEEDLEASSQAALSPVMSLVDRILIEALTNAASDIHIEPQEEGLQIRFRQDGVLRIVDTLPRTLIPAVTSRLKIMADLDIAERRMPQDGRIRRNFRGRIMDFRVSTLPSRYGEKVVMRLLDSGATQLGLDTLITDATSRETLRDLGSKPFGMILVTGPTGSGKSTTLYALLAERNEPGINISTVEDPIEYTLHGITQTQVNREKGYDFSTALRAFMRQDPDVLLVGETRDLETARTAIEAALTGHLVLTTLHCNDAASAFARLDEMGVEPFLVSASLLGVISQRLVRRLCGDCREPYHPDSEELAHFGLVATDEQRITFYRATKSAPGSDGCCPTCQGRGYAGRVGVYEILHMNESLSSAVAKRSNTEDLRRLALESGMKTLLGYGLDLVREGLTTLEEVERMLLTDTGLESERRARALNTLTCKGCGAGLQDEWLECPYCLRLRS
- a CDS encoding type IV pilus twitching motility protein PilT, whose translation is MDLQIEDLMIELVNGGGSDLHLAAGQPPFGRFNGQLRPILPDLFLSEEQCNKLIFSLLNNAQRKQLEQTWELDCSYGLKDVARFRVNVYRQRGTYAACLRALGNSIPPMEKLGMPPIVEEMSRKPKGLVLVTGPTGSGKTTTLAAMLDHINQTRSEHILTIEDPIEFTYKNQKSLIHQREIGEDTRSFANALRAALREDPDVVLVGEMRDLETIQLAITAAETGHLVFGTLHTSSASQTVDRMVDVFPPSQQTQIRVQLSGSLLAVFSQTLCRSSHPSTGAFGRVMAQEIMINTPAISNLIREGKTAQIYSQIQTGANLGMQTLERALANLVTAGKVSRSEALSKTTKPEELTRLLDQN